The Nitrospiraceae bacterium genome includes a window with the following:
- a CDS encoding rubrerythrin family protein, whose translation MGKSLKGTKSHDNLKHAFAGESQANRRYLYFARRADIEGYPDIGGLFRDTSEAETGHAFGHLDFLKEVGDPATGIPIGNTEANLKSAIEGETYEYTQMYPGMAKTAREEGFSELAEWFETLAKAERSHANRFTKGLDSLKQS comes from the coding sequence ATGGGCAAGAGCTTAAAAGGGACCAAGAGCCACGACAATCTGAAGCACGCGTTTGCCGGCGAGTCGCAGGCAAACCGGCGGTATCTCTATTTCGCGCGTCGCGCGGACATCGAGGGATATCCGGATATCGGTGGATTGTTCCGTGATACGTCGGAAGCGGAGACCGGGCATGCGTTCGGGCACTTGGACTTCTTGAAGGAAGTCGGGGATCCGGCGACGGGTATTCCCATCGGCAACACCGAAGCGAATTTGAAATCAGCGATCGAGGGAGAAACCTACGAGTACACCCAGATGTACCCGGGTATGGCTAAGACCGCCCGTGAGGAAGGGTTCTCCGAGTTGGCGGAGTGGTTCGAGACGCTCGCCAAGGCGGAACGCTCGCACGCCAATCGCTTCACCAAGGGGTTGGACAGTTTGAAGCAGAGCTAG
- the rfbC gene encoding dTDP-4-dehydrorhamnose 3,5-epimerase encodes MKITQLSLPGLFQIDPDVFEDSRGRFVEVFREPRYEEIGIGKSFVQDNLSWSVKDVVRGLHYQLSKPQGKLVMAVKGRVYDVAVDIRKGSPTFGQWYGTELSDTNMRQLYIPPGFAHGFCVLSEEAGFLYKCTELYAPTDERGILWNDPALAIPWPVTRPLLSPKDLTYKRLADMTDELPSFV; translated from the coding sequence GTGAAAATCACCCAATTGTCTCTTCCGGGCTTGTTTCAAATCGATCCTGATGTCTTTGAAGATTCGCGAGGCCGCTTCGTCGAAGTATTTCGCGAGCCTCGTTATGAGGAGATCGGAATCGGCAAATCGTTTGTGCAGGACAATCTGTCCTGGTCGGTGAAGGATGTAGTGAGGGGGTTGCACTATCAGCTGTCCAAGCCTCAAGGAAAACTGGTCATGGCCGTCAAGGGGAGGGTGTATGACGTGGCGGTTGATATCAGAAAAGGCTCGCCCACATTCGGTCAGTGGTACGGTACGGAACTGTCCGACACCAACATGCGGCAGCTCTATATTCCGCCGGGGTTTGCCCATGGGTTCTGCGTGTTGAGCGAGGAAGCCGGCTTTCTGTATAAATGTACGGAGCTGTATGCCCCAACCGATGAGCGAGGGATCCTCTGGAACGATCCGGCCCTCGCCATTCCCTGGCCGGTCACGAGACCGCTCCTTTCACCAAAAGATTTGACCTACAAGCGCCTCGCCGACATGACGGACGAGTTGCCGAGTTTCGTCTAA
- a CDS encoding MoaD/ThiS family protein, producing the protein MITITLMGQLQTTDGERDLACELAAPLSVRQVIQRQGQGLRHLLQLLREKKVIVTINKRIASEDSMVQDGDALRFVGHDGHGGTGLAPSF; encoded by the coding sequence ATGATTACGATCACCTTGATGGGACAACTCCAAACTACCGACGGCGAACGGGACCTTGCCTGCGAACTCGCCGCGCCATTGAGCGTTCGGCAGGTCATTCAGCGGCAGGGCCAGGGGCTGCGTCACCTTCTCCAGCTCTTGCGGGAAAAGAAAGTGATCGTCACCATCAACAAACGAATTGCCAGCGAGGATTCGATGGTACAGGACGGGGACGCATTGCGCTTTGTCGGCCACGATGGGCATGGGGGAACCGGCCTCGCCCCATCGTTCTGA
- a CDS encoding thioredoxin family protein yields MGTVEDVRDENYKEFTESAGAVVAYGLATCEPCKQYDPILEETAAKFPTIKVGKAKMHVPGRCREIKKSHTFETYPTTHFFAHGKLLLTREGVVEPAELAALINDHLLK; encoded by the coding sequence ATGGGTACCGTCGAAGACGTCAGGGACGAAAACTACAAAGAATTTACCGAGAGCGCCGGAGCCGTCGTCGCCTATGGCCTGGCGACATGCGAGCCCTGCAAGCAATACGATCCCATTTTGGAAGAAACCGCCGCTAAGTTCCCCACTATCAAGGTCGGCAAGGCGAAGATGCATGTGCCTGGTCGCTGCCGCGAGATCAAGAAATCCCATACGTTCGAAACCTACCCCACGACGCATTTCTTTGCGCACGGGAAGCTGTTGTTGACCCGTGAAGGTGTCGTCGAGCCGGCGGAACTTGCCGCTCTGATCAACGACCACCTGCTGAAGTAG
- the typA gene encoding translational GTPase TypA: MGQENSTSTTAHGLRAPQGRRTDIRNIAIIAHVDHGKTTLVDALLRQTRVHRKIEDMGERIMDSMDQERERGITIRAKNASVTYKDVKINIVDTPGHADFGGEVERTLRMVDGVLLLVDAKEGPMPQTTFVLRKALALGHKAIVVINKIDRPDAVIDDVVNRTFDLFVHLGATDEQLDFPIVYAAAIKGIATLDINKPGTEITPLLDTILDKIPAPAISREAPLQMLVLALAYDSYKGKMGIGKIQSGSLSRRQQVVTIVKDGGLVQGRVSDLSVFSGLDRTDVEEAEAGEIVAVAGLDEVNIGDTIADAASPSGLPRVTIDEPTVQMTFSVNNSPFAGREGKYLTSRHLRERLFKELETNVSLRVQETDSADRFLVAGRGELHLGVLIEQMRREGYELQISQPEVILHRDGDTVTEPYEELTVQVPSEYQGPVIEEIGKRRGELRHMKLAHSEGSASEMHIEYHIPTRGIIGLKNILLAKTRGTVILHHVFSGYAAADEKALLVAPHGSLVAFEAGTSTAYALFMTQERGELFIGPGVEVYQGMVVGQNSRDEDLDVNVCKQKQLTNMRAAGSDEALVLTPPREMTLEFAMEYIGQDELVEVTPKNLRLRKRMLNPEDRRKAKKSGK, encoded by the coding sequence ATGGGACAGGAGAACAGTACGTCGACAACCGCTCATGGTCTGCGCGCTCCGCAAGGGCGTCGGACCGACATTCGCAACATCGCCATCATCGCGCACGTCGACCATGGGAAAACCACCCTCGTCGATGCCCTGCTGCGCCAGACCCGCGTCCATCGCAAGATCGAAGACATGGGCGAGCGTATCATGGACTCCATGGACCAGGAGCGGGAACGCGGCATCACCATCCGCGCCAAGAACGCGAGCGTCACCTATAAGGATGTGAAGATCAACATCGTCGACACGCCGGGTCACGCCGACTTCGGCGGCGAAGTCGAGCGAACGCTCCGCATGGTCGACGGCGTGCTGCTGCTCGTGGACGCCAAAGAGGGGCCCATGCCCCAAACGACCTTCGTGCTGAGAAAGGCCCTGGCGCTGGGCCATAAGGCCATCGTGGTCATCAACAAGATCGACCGCCCCGATGCCGTCATCGACGACGTGGTGAACCGGACGTTCGATCTGTTCGTCCACCTCGGCGCGACCGACGAGCAATTGGATTTTCCCATCGTCTACGCGGCAGCCATCAAGGGCATCGCCACGCTCGACATCAACAAACCCGGCACCGAAATCACGCCGCTGCTCGATACGATTCTCGACAAGATTCCCGCTCCCGCCATCAGCCGGGAGGCCCCCCTGCAAATGCTCGTGCTGGCCTTGGCCTACGACTCTTATAAGGGGAAAATGGGCATCGGCAAGATCCAGTCTGGCTCACTCTCTCGTCGCCAGCAGGTCGTCACCATCGTGAAGGACGGCGGACTCGTCCAGGGGCGCGTTTCCGACCTGTCGGTTTTCTCCGGGCTTGATCGCACGGACGTGGAAGAGGCGGAGGCCGGCGAGATCGTGGCCGTCGCCGGGCTCGACGAGGTCAATATCGGCGATACGATCGCGGACGCAGCCAGCCCATCAGGACTCCCGCGCGTGACCATCGACGAACCGACCGTTCAGATGACGTTTTCGGTGAATAACAGCCCCTTTGCCGGACGCGAAGGGAAATATCTCACGTCGCGCCACCTTCGCGAGCGGCTCTTCAAGGAACTCGAGACCAACGTCTCGCTTCGCGTGCAGGAGACCGACAGTGCGGATCGCTTCCTCGTGGCGGGCCGGGGCGAACTCCATCTCGGAGTCCTCATCGAACAGATGCGTCGCGAGGGCTACGAACTGCAAATTTCGCAACCGGAAGTTATTCTCCATCGGGACGGCGACACCGTCACCGAGCCGTATGAGGAACTCACCGTCCAAGTCCCGTCGGAATACCAGGGACCGGTCATCGAAGAAATCGGCAAGCGCCGGGGCGAACTGCGACACATGAAGCTGGCGCATTCGGAAGGCAGCGCCAGCGAAATGCACATCGAGTACCATATCCCCACCCGCGGCATCATCGGCTTGAAGAACATCCTGTTGGCCAAGACTCGCGGCACCGTGATTCTGCACCACGTGTTTTCAGGTTATGCGGCAGCGGACGAAAAAGCCTTGCTCGTCGCTCCGCACGGGTCGTTGGTGGCCTTCGAAGCCGGAACCAGCACCGCCTATGCGCTGTTCATGACGCAGGAGCGTGGCGAGTTATTTATCGGCCCGGGCGTGGAGGTCTATCAGGGCATGGTCGTGGGGCAAAACAGCCGCGACGAAGACCTGGACGTCAACGTCTGCAAACAGAAGCAGCTCACCAACATGCGCGCGGCCGGCTCCGACGAAGCGCTGGTGCTCACACCCCCGCGCGAAATGACGCTCGAATTTGCCATGGAATACATCGGTCAAGACGAACTCGTCGAAGTCACGCCGAAGAACCTCCGTTTGCGGAAGCGGATGTTGAACCCGGAAGATCGCCGGAAAGCCAAAAAGAGCGGCAAGTAG
- a CDS encoding HU family DNA-binding protein, translating into MAKSMTKSQIADHLAGKAGITKKTAVQLLDDLAALAYREAKNAFVVPGIGKLVLANRKARMGRNPQTGEPIKIPAKRVVKFRVAKMAKDSILGKK; encoded by the coding sequence ATGGCCAAGTCGATGACGAAATCGCAGATTGCTGACCATCTTGCCGGCAAGGCGGGGATTACGAAGAAGACCGCCGTCCAACTGCTGGACGACCTCGCTGCCCTGGCCTACCGCGAGGCCAAGAACGCCTTCGTGGTGCCCGGCATTGGGAAGCTGGTGCTCGCCAATCGGAAGGCGCGCATGGGTCGCAACCCGCAGACGGGTGAGCCGATCAAGATTCCGGCCAAGCGGGTGGTGAAGTTCCGCGTGGCGAAGATGGCCAAAGACTCGATCCTCGGCAAGAAGTAA
- a CDS encoding transcriptional repressor — MNQSTHVIHDQFRRQGVRVTPQRVAIYEALASTTSHPTADALYRTVKQRHPMMSRNTVYYTLTALREAGLIQEVNGGDGVARFDANLSPHHHLICLGCRRIMDVMDERLNSLAVTERQARGFRVVGHRVEFHGYCPTCRQAMPGKRRPAGR; from the coding sequence ATGAATCAGTCAACCCACGTCATCCACGATCAGTTTCGTCGCCAGGGGGTTCGTGTGACCCCGCAACGTGTCGCCATCTACGAGGCGCTGGCATCGACGACGAGCCACCCGACGGCCGATGCGCTCTACCGAACGGTCAAGCAGCGACATCCCATGATGTCCCGCAACACCGTGTACTACACGTTGACGGCGCTGCGAGAGGCGGGACTGATCCAGGAAGTGAACGGTGGGGATGGAGTCGCCCGGTTCGACGCCAATCTCTCCCCGCATCACCATTTGATTTGTCTGGGTTGCAGACGGATCATGGACGTGATGGACGAGCGGCTGAATAGCTTGGCGGTCACCGAGCGTCAGGCACGTGGATTTCGGGTCGTGGGGCATCGAGTGGAGTTTCATGGGTATTGCCCGACATGCCGACAGGCTATGCCGGGCAAGCGTCGCCCAGCCGGGCGATGA
- a CDS encoding 6-carboxytetrahydropterin synthase — MAAVLLTKRIEFAASHRYCKPEWDEAKNRAVFGACYNEPGHGHNYMLEVTIAGEVDRRTGMVINLFDLKRILLQVLEEFDHKHLNLDLPYFTKRIPTSENIARVLWEKLQFQPDIGTLHTVRLYEDEDLCADLTAGGGLDAASVTRRYSFTAVHESHAGHTWDLYVTVHGRIDPETGMVTDIVALDRLLKERVLALFDGQDLRTALGTQAITGEFLAKTVWDRIVSFVPGGVLQSVRLVRTRDLAYEYAG; from the coding sequence ATGGCTGCTGTTCTGCTCACCAAACGTATCGAATTCGCCGCCTCCCACCGTTATTGCAAGCCGGAGTGGGATGAGGCGAAGAACCGCGCGGTCTTCGGCGCCTGCTACAATGAGCCGGGCCACGGGCACAACTACATGCTGGAAGTGACGATCGCCGGTGAGGTTGATCGCCGCACCGGTATGGTCATCAACCTCTTTGACCTCAAGCGCATCCTCCTGCAGGTGCTGGAAGAATTCGATCACAAGCATCTCAATCTGGACTTGCCTTACTTTACGAAGCGTATTCCGACCTCTGAGAACATCGCCCGCGTGTTATGGGAAAAGCTGCAGTTCCAACCCGACATCGGCACATTGCACACGGTGCGACTTTATGAGGACGAGGATCTCTGCGCAGACCTCACGGCCGGAGGTGGGTTGGACGCGGCGTCAGTCACGCGGCGCTACTCATTCACGGCGGTTCATGAATCCCATGCCGGGCATACGTGGGACCTGTACGTCACGGTGCATGGCCGAATCGACCCTGAGACCGGCATGGTGACCGATATCGTAGCGCTCGACCGATTGCTCAAGGAGCGGGTCCTGGCCCTGTTCGACGGGCAGGATCTTCGGACTGCCCTCGGCACGCAGGCTATCACCGGCGAATTCTTGGCCAAGACGGTGTGGGATCGGATCGTGTCTTTTGTCCCTGGTGGAGTCCTCCAATCCGTGAGGCTGGTCCGAACACGTGACCTCGCGTATGAATACGCGGGGTAA
- a CDS encoding YkgJ family cysteine cluster protein — protein sequence MGAAASTNSLFSLADHWFDQARVSLGNELPCRQGCSSCCIGPFPVTQLDMLELRRGLTLLPDDHRVGIQSRAAEQVAELEQAYPELRTDPSLDGWKDQTIDRLVAQFADRPCPALQADGSCGVYAFRPITCRMMGVPTEADGIVQGACTVQTFVPIARLSAGLRSEEDEIARLEGEALDVLRQIRPAMSEEILLPYAFCPDRATGR from the coding sequence ATGGGGGCCGCCGCCTCCACAAATTCCCTGTTCTCCCTCGCCGACCACTGGTTCGATCAGGCCCGAGTCTCCTTGGGGAATGAGCTTCCTTGCCGACAGGGCTGTTCCTCCTGCTGCATCGGCCCCTTTCCGGTCACGCAGTTGGACATGCTGGAATTGCGACGCGGTTTGACACTCTTGCCGGACGACCATCGCGTCGGTATCCAGTCCCGTGCCGCCGAACAAGTCGCTGAACTGGAACAGGCCTACCCCGAACTCCGGACCGACCCAAGCCTGGATGGCTGGAAAGATCAGACCATTGACCGCCTGGTCGCACAATTCGCAGACCGCCCCTGCCCGGCACTCCAAGCGGACGGCAGCTGCGGGGTCTACGCATTCCGTCCCATCACCTGCCGGATGATGGGAGTCCCCACTGAAGCGGATGGGATCGTGCAAGGAGCCTGCACGGTCCAAACCTTCGTGCCAATTGCACGACTGTCTGCCGGACTCCGAAGCGAGGAAGATGAAATCGCCAGGCTGGAAGGGGAAGCACTGGACGTCCTCCGACAGATTCGCCCAGCGATGAGTGAGGAAATCCTCCTCCCCTATGCGTTTTGTCCGGACCGCGCAACCGGACGCTAG
- a CDS encoding formylglycine-generating enzyme family protein — protein MRRPIRHALALLLTLFLSTSEAQTDILPPDGRSGMVLIPSGAFTMGSDKGEDDERPMHQVSLDSFYIDRTEVTVSQYADFLRLEHADPPFKWHEARESSHGNKPVVGIDWFDAREYCRWRGGRLPTEAEWEKAARGTDGRTYPWGEEHPTKAHVNAGQTKWVGYDSLARAARYERGKSPYGVYDMAGSLWEWVADWYDQAYYQSAPRNNPPGPAAGPLRVLRGGAWNNDSRAIRAANRAAYAPNARRNDVGFRCAKNAD, from the coding sequence ATGCGCCGGCCAATTCGTCACGCTCTCGCGCTGCTGCTGACGTTGTTCCTTTCGACCAGTGAAGCCCAGACCGATATCCTGCCCCCTGATGGCCGATCCGGGATGGTCCTGATTCCATCCGGCGCCTTCACGATGGGGAGCGATAAGGGAGAAGATGACGAGCGCCCGATGCATCAGGTGTCGCTCGACAGTTTTTACATCGACCGAACCGAGGTCACGGTTTCACAGTACGCGGACTTTCTGAGGCTTGAGCACGCCGATCCACCCTTCAAATGGCACGAGGCGCGGGAGAGCAGCCACGGGAATAAGCCGGTCGTCGGGATCGACTGGTTCGATGCCCGGGAATACTGCCGGTGGAGAGGCGGACGGCTTCCGACCGAAGCCGAGTGGGAGAAGGCCGCAAGAGGTACGGACGGCCGAACCTATCCCTGGGGTGAAGAACATCCGACCAAGGCGCACGTGAATGCAGGGCAAACCAAGTGGGTCGGATACGACTCGCTCGCACGGGCCGCCCGTTACGAGCGGGGGAAAAGTCCGTATGGCGTCTACGATATGGCCGGGAGCCTATGGGAATGGGTCGCTGACTGGTACGACCAGGCCTATTACCAATCCGCACCACGCAACAATCCGCCGGGGCCCGCTGCCGGCCCCTTACGAGTTCTGCGAGGAGGGGCTTGGAATAACGACTCACGGGCGATCAGAGCGGCAAACCGTGCTGCCTATGCCCCCAATGCCCGCCGAAACGATGTCGGGTTTCGTTGTGCAAAGAATGCGGATTAG
- a CDS encoding peroxiredoxin, with translation MGDVAAEIKVGDAAPDFTLKDQDQKDVKLSEFKGKKNVVLCFYPLDWSPVCQGENKCLTDDFPKFQGANAEVFGVSCDSFFSHKAWADSLDLKHRLLADMHRTVSKAYGLYFEPLNCSKRATVIIDKNGKVAYVKVQEIKVAREDKDILAALQKLG, from the coding sequence ATGGGTGATGTGGCTGCAGAAATTAAAGTCGGCGATGCCGCGCCGGATTTTACGTTAAAAGATCAGGATCAGAAAGACGTGAAGCTGAGCGAGTTCAAGGGCAAGAAGAACGTCGTGCTCTGCTTCTATCCGCTCGACTGGAGCCCGGTCTGCCAGGGTGAGAACAAGTGTCTGACCGACGACTTCCCCAAGTTCCAGGGTGCCAATGCCGAAGTCTTCGGCGTGAGCTGCGACAGCTTCTTTTCACACAAGGCTTGGGCCGACTCGCTCGACCTCAAGCATCGGTTGCTGGCCGACATGCATCGCACGGTGAGCAAGGCCTACGGCCTGTATTTCGAACCGCTGAACTGCTCCAAGCGCGCGACCGTCATCATCGATAAGAACGGCAAGGTCGCCTACGTGAAGGTGCAGGAGATCAAGGTGGCGCGGGAAGACAAGGACATTCTCGCGGCATTGCAAAAGCTCGGATAG
- a CDS encoding DUF3501 family protein, whose protein sequence is MTANLIKLEDVIPIEEYERQRETYRQRIIALKRRRRITVGDKVTLVFENRQTLQFQVQEMIRVERILDPAKVQDELDVYNALLPEDGELSATLLIELTDPDTMKHWLDLFMGLDQGETVGLRAGGDITYGRFEGGHSHETKISAVHFVRFKPSERMVKAIGDPAARVALSVTHPGYEAEADVPWDMRQEWLSDLQVRCAG, encoded by the coding sequence ATGACTGCCAACCTGATTAAGCTCGAAGACGTCATTCCCATTGAGGAATACGAGCGGCAAAGGGAAACCTACCGACAGCGGATCATCGCCTTGAAGCGTCGCCGACGGATTACGGTTGGAGACAAGGTTACGCTGGTGTTTGAAAATCGACAGACCCTCCAGTTTCAAGTGCAGGAAATGATCCGGGTGGAGCGAATTCTCGATCCCGCCAAGGTGCAGGATGAGCTGGACGTGTACAATGCGCTCCTGCCCGAGGATGGGGAGCTGAGCGCAACGTTGCTGATCGAACTGACGGATCCCGACACGATGAAACACTGGCTCGACCTTTTTATGGGGTTGGATCAGGGGGAGACGGTCGGACTTCGTGCCGGCGGAGACATAACGTACGGGCGGTTTGAGGGCGGTCACAGCCATGAGACAAAAATCAGTGCCGTCCATTTCGTCCGCTTCAAGCCGTCCGAACGGATGGTGAAGGCGATCGGCGACCCGGCCGCACGGGTGGCCCTCAGCGTGACGCATCCCGGTTATGAGGCGGAAGCCGACGTGCCCTGGGACATGCGTCAGGAATGGCTCTCCGATCTGCAAGTACGTTGTGCCGGTTGA